In the Zingiber officinale cultivar Zhangliang chromosome 5A, Zo_v1.1, whole genome shotgun sequence genome, GTGTTGTTCTTTTGCAATAAATGTTGAGCTTAATGACTTTGCTTATAACATTGTGGTCTGGTGGTGTTCATTAGTATATTTGTAAACAATACTCGTGAGTTCCATGCCATGTCCAGGCCATGCAGACCTAGTTGGGTCATGACAACGAGGATGATTAGACATTGGTCAGCAGTATTTGGAATATAACCACAATGCAATATACAGAGGAATGAGGATTAGATTAGGACGTATAGACAAAAAGTTCCAAGTAGAGTAACGAGTCATCTTGGTTGCAGCCAAAATGCATACAGCTGCCAGAACATTTATGCATCAAATGAATCTAGGATATCCATGGCTCCATCTTGTGTTGAAACAGACAATCATCATGAAGCAATGATCATGGAGTTTCTTTACTCCATGCCAGCTAAAAGTAACCTGAACTGTGAAGCTAGAATCTCAGGCTAACTAGTGATTGCATATTGATTACATTGATGTAATTGCATTAAATGTTCAACTCTGCTATGCTAGTCATTTTCCTTATAGAAGATGATCCAATATTATTTATGATAAAGCTACTTATAAATTAAAAGAGCAGTTTGAATGCTGATCCTGCCCTTGGTTTTAATATGTACCTAAACTGCATAGTTTCAAAGGTTTTACTTGCTGAATTTTTCAAAGGGAACAAGAGATCTTTGCACCAGTAGAGTCTACGTGAATCCATAACTAAAGATGCATTTTAGGAAAAGCTATGAAACCGCAAGTACATTCTTATATACTATTTATTTTGCCTTCCAAAATCAATTTACTTATTGTGAAGGTGCTAAAACATGGCCTTACATAATACATGCATCGGACCCCAGATAAATTGAACGCAGCTTGTTCTTGATTAACGACTTAGTAAATAATAATATGTAACACTTAGCACAAAAATGCTTATGCATTAAATTTGAACCTAAAACCTAATTGAAATAGTGCATACGGTTTGGCTTAAGAATAGTGAAAAACATTGCAGATCTGAAAATATGCTTTGAAAATCATATAAGCAACTAGAACAAAGGCAGAATTTCAGCAGATTTAAGTCATTCTAGGTTATAATAGAAACTAGTGGTATGCACCTCATTTATTCTCAAGATTTTATGGTCCTTCATGATCCACTGACCATTGCACATGACTGAATCAATGTTTTCGGTTCTCATGCAGTAGACAAGACTGGAGATGCTGCAAGGTCCATATCATAGTTAGCACCTTCCAATGAGGTTAAAAATCAAGAAATCAAGAAAAATGGCAAAATATTCATTTTTAAACTCAAGTTTACTAGAAAATAACATGTCTTTTCCAGTTAACTGAAAACATTATGTTATCCTTCTGCTTGATGCAACTGTATAGACAGTCATACtcatattataattataaattaagaattattctctGGACATTGCAATTAAAAACAAAGCTTACCAATCGTGCAATGGAACCATGGTCCATGAAAAAGGATTGACAACTATCAAGTCAGCCtgtttaaaaaaagaaaacttCAGAAAGTAGAAGACACAATCAGGAGCAATGTACCCAGAATCATCTCTAATTCACAACATGTGAGACCCAGTATAGCCCTACAATACATGGACAATACTTTCCAAGCACCTTGCATGTCTAGGATTAAATTCATTATGTAACAAATTGGCAACAACTTGCTCAGGTTTGAGAACTTACCAATTAACTTTGTTAGGCCAAAGTATTAACCAAAAATGCTTAAGATCAAGTTAATATTAATTGATCATCAAACTTTTGAACCCCTTTAACAACCCCACAACTCCACATGCAAGATTAAAACTAGAGTGAGGCAAGCAAAAAAAGCAAAGATGAAAGTGGAAAACCGTACATAACTCTCATATTTTGAAATAGAGTTATACCTAGTGAGTTTAGTTCTCCATTGACATTTTATATTTAGAATTTTATCATAAGTCCAAACCATTATCAAgtgatataatattatttttcccACTTTCTACATGGTGCTAGAGTTATCTCTTGGGTTAGGTTTTCTAGAAATAATCACCTTAGGGGGAGGCTGCACTTTTGGTGACAACTACCTTTATTTAAATATTCCTCTCACATAATCATCCCATTACCCAGTCCTCATTCATTTATTCCTCTTGTAAGATTTCCTTTTGATCAACTCATACAAAAATCAATTCAGGCATCTTTTCCTCACGGATGTTCATGTTAGTAAACCTTTTCTCCTTTATAGTCTTCCATGAACACGGATTGTACCATATCTGATGCATCATGTGTGTGTTGAACTCAATGATTTTGTTGGCAAACCACTTCAAGTGGATGATAGCCACCTCTGGAATTTTTTCCCATGCTTCTAGAGTGGCCCTTCTCCGCTTCTACATTAGTGAAAATCAAAGGCGGCGTCAACTTCCTCCTGGTGTTGGAGTCTGCCCCCGTTGTTGATATTTTGGTTTCAAGACCAAAAGCAACAGCTGCAAAAGGGTTGCGGCAGCATTAGCCATACAGGTGGAGGAACCCTTCAATGGGTCGTCCACCTCTCCAAATTGTGTTCCACCACCATGATCAAGTTTTGTTGAAGATGAACATGTGATTCCCTTGGCTGACAATGTTTCTTCTAGCCTAACAACTACTCTTCCTATGTACACTATGCTTCTTCATCCTTCACAACAGAAAGATAAATTACTTCCTCCTTTCCAGCAATAAACAGCCTCTTCACCTCTTCCTCTATCCAGACCACACCTTCCAACACCGATGGCGCCTACATCTGAAATTCTACATCACATGATCACCTTCGTCAATCAAAGTTTCGTCTCCTTCCCCTCTGCCTACTTCAGTCTTCCAAGGCATCCCTCTATTATTCCTCTAGACCTGATTCGAGCACACTGCACACTCCTCTCTGCTGCTCATTCTTCTTCCTACTACCTGTTGCTTCAAAGGATTCTTTCTCGTACCAGCATCTTCTTCTTTTACctaggggtgagcaaaagttcGGCTAAACCGAATTAACCGACCGAAGTTAAAAGTTCAGTTCGGTTAATTCggaatttttttttgtagaaatATTGGTTTAATCGGTTAGgtttcggttttaaaatcaaaattcggTTAAACTGATATTATGAGTTGAACCAAACCAAATCGGAACCAAACCAAATCAAATTGAACTAAGCCAGAACCAAACTAAACTGATATTATGAGTTGAACCGAACCAAACCTaatcaaaccaaaccaaaccGGAAAATTCAGTTATTTCGGTTGAAAACCAAATTAACCAATGTTTTATCtgatttttttgaaaagtttagtTAGTTCGGTTGGTTCGGTTTTCAGTTTAGTTGGTTCGGTCGGTTTGGTTTAAACTGATTGCTCACCTCTACTTTTACCTTGGTTTGCATATATTTCCTTTTACCTCCACATCTTGTCTTCTTTATTCTTGATGGATATCTTCATGTACTCTTGTATGTTTCATGTCGACGTTAGGAACCTTGTCAATGTTCTCCATCTCTCCTTTCTTTAGCCTATCATGCATTGTTTTTTAGACCATGCTAGGAGAACCCAATTAACAGACTTGTTTTTTAGGCCTTTATCTCATCCTTCAATTTATCTTTGTCCTAAAGCCTTGTTGATCCTTCTCCCCTTTCATATGTTTGTCACATGCTATCATATGAACCAGCAGGAGAAGTCCACTCAAGATAAATTATTGAGATCTCACTTTGTCCTCTCTTGCTTCATTTTTCTCTATCAATATGCTATTCTAAGGCCAGAAAAATTGATGCTTTCTCACTCCAATAACTCTTTCTTAAGCTTTGTTCAATTTTTATCATGGTCATGCCATAGTCTACATTTTCTAGTTTATATAATAAGCTAGACATAGATAGTACCTACGCTTCAGCTTGAGAGGGGAATGTTAGAAGCAAGCTTAAGTTTCATTCAATAGTCAATGTTTCAACCTCGACCCAAGAAAAATAGAGTATCGACTGTTCCAACATGTGGTATCGATGGCACCAATGAGCTAGAAAAAATAGTAGCTTACTTTGTCAAAATCCATCACTCAAAAGATATGTCATGCCTCTAGTTCCCACACACGCATAGCATCCCATTCCCACACTAGCCTCCCATATACAAAGCACTTGCCTCCCGGATATGCCCTCACATCTAGCACAATTAGTAGAAGCCACTTGCCCTCACCTCATGACATATCAAGTATCTACCTTGATTTGCATGTCAATGTAGAAAGATGAGTTCCACCAGTGTTGACTCGACTGACATAGAAGGAAAATTTATGGTTGTTTTACCTCTGGACAAGGAAACAACCGGGGAGTAACCAAGCTAGAAGAGTTTCCTTTCCTATCAATTcatataaaacaaaagagcaAGGTTTTAAATCTCCAaaattcataagtgaaaacacaaaaagaaaacaaaaccaagataaagaatatatatatatatatatatatatccacccAAATGGAGACTCTTCACAGTTATGTTAGAAATTAAATCTAGCTCTTTGGAGGAAGatttcctctacctcttccttcCCTCCATTATGTCTAAGGAAATAGAGAGAAAGGGTGGTCAAAGAATATTTCCCCCAACTTCTTCCTTCCGTTGTTGTGTCTCTTTAGGAAACACAACCTGAACCTTCGCTAGAGGTACCTAGGGTTAATTGCATTATGTGCAAgagattttagtcccacattgaagtTTTATATTTACGGTTTGCTCATGAGACCTATATAACTATGTAATTGTCTTGTATTATTAACAAGTAATACAATATTATTCCTCCCACTTTCTACAAATACTTCCATAGCAAACCGAGTAGTAAAGTGTAATTTCATCTCACCCTTATTCGACAACACATCTAATTCTGCTCCTACACAAGAGGCACAAAATTGAAATGTGTCATATGGTTTTGGTACTATATTGtgtcaatattattttttaaatataaaatatattaatttaaaaaatttaaatattaatttttttaaaaaatctaaatattaattaaaaaaaaataatatttagattttttaattaatatatttcatatttaaaaaatatcgaaatcATATTGACATCTCTTACatggtaaataaataaaaaatttattattatctCTAGGAGTTGACTGtgtatttgatgaatcaaatacatcattattataTACTCTTTGATATATATGACACAACCTAATGTTTGTTTTGCAAATTTAATCTTGACAGTGATATATGTTGTATATGTAAATCCTAGATGTGAAATAGACATAATTCATCTGAAAAAGGTATAAAGAATAGATAGGCAGAAATCGATTgaaattattaatataagtttaattaaacctaagtttaaatttaatcttGCGGTGACCTCCGTGACCCCGCAGATGGTCACGGTGGACTCTGATGTCCCTGTGGTAGTCACGGGATTGCGGAGGCCGTGGCGGCTTGCGGTGCCGAACGAAATGGTAAATTTCGCTAACTGACATGGtatgaaattttaaactttctccacaTCTCAACCGTTTCTTTTCTTGAAAAATTCAAGCCAAACAACAACAACTGACTTCTTCTATTTGATCCATGTTGACCCATAAATTTATGACTTAGGGGTAATCCTATTGGGTTGCATGCCTTAATCAACAATCTCGCAAGAGAAGAGAATGTCTGAAGGACAAGTTACCATCATCTTCAACTCCGACATTCCTTACCATAAACAAAGCAACATTCGGATTACCATAAGATGGAAACATAATGCATTTCAACTATACCTTTGATGTGTGAAAAGAAAAGTGTTGAAGATCAAAATGAGAGCATTTGGACAAAGGGAGAATGATGGTGGAAATGTCAACAAAAAGAGAAAGACACTTGAATATCTCCAGGTATGGAGGTAAAGCATCTATGATGAAAATTGAGTTGGTATTTTAAGTCAGATGGAAAAACAAACAAATATGCATTATTATCAATTTTTCTCATAGCGCAAATATGAGAGTTTTTGGAGAAGCATATCCAAATTCAAGCTTATGTAATCAAGGAGATAATCTTGTATTAAACTTTTTGGTTTACAAAAATGCATCAACATGTACTTTACAATAATCATGTGTGATTTTTCACGTAACACCAGAATATATCTCTCGTATGGAATCAGTAGCACTCTTAATATAGTTGAAAGAAACAGATTAACAAACAAAATCATTGGGCTAACCAACTCGATCATCTTTTTTTAGTTCTAAGTTTATGATAACTCATACTAGTATTTCAATCTTCCTTGAAAACTAGTTgctgtaattttttgtttaaaatgctGGTTACAATTTGGAATAAATTTGACAGGTCTTTACATGACTTCCCTATTATCAGTTCAACAAATGGCATATCAGCATATAGTTTTAAACTTTCTAGTATAGTTTTCAAAGACTGCCAATTCCAAATCTAGATTGGCCTTTGCCGATCCTATTTTGCCCAAGAAATTGAACATCATTAATAATTAACAAATAATTTAGCAAAATAatatagatttaaaaaaaaaatggctgaaaacagaaagaaaaaaaatcaaagttaaaTCACTTtggaatcacttgttgatgaggAATACTTTGAATTCAAAAGGAATCCTATTCATAGAGGTAGAAGTAGTGTTCCTACAAAACACTAGATTAGTGTAATTTCCTATCAAAAACCTTCCAAAGTATCAAAacaggaagaagattagaatgaGATTAAGAGGGAAAAAAAAGAACAGGACAGATATAATTGGCCAACCTTTTTGGCAACCTCAATTGAACCAATCTCATTGTCCCAGAGCACTGATTTTGCACCATCTATTGTGGCCATCTTTAATACTGTTACAGCAGGCACAACAGTTGGATTGGTTGTCCCACTTGTATAAGCTTCTCTTCCTTTGTttatgagtgaagctagatacaTCTCATCAACTGAATGAAGAAGGAAAAAGTAATACATCCACCAAATATTGCAGTTAAATATTATTCCATGAAAAGGTGAAAAAAAAGGTTTCTATCACAATCTTGTGAAAATTACACCAACATTGTTCAAGTTACATCTTACGTGAAGTTGTCAACAGTGAAGTATGTGTATTTATGTAATCATTTTGTTGTTATCTAGCTTTAGTGGGCAAATGTGGCTATGACTCAAACCTAGTTAAAtctaaaagattaatttctaacaaaaGCACATTATTCATcaatttaaactttcctataTAGGTATATTAATGGGGAATGACAGGAGGTAATACATAAAGACAAAATGGTCTCATAGCTTTTTTTCATATACTGTCAGGAACATTTTCATAGTCATATTAATAGTTTAATCGAATTCTGAAGCTCACCAGACTTTTATTCAAACTTCTATCTAGgaaatgaaatttcagacacAAGTTAACAATTATTACGCAGGTAGATTTCCAAGTTTTATCAGATTATGTAAATAGCTAAACTTTGAACTAATAGTTTTTTATTTCACATACAAGGATCTCAATGCATACCAATGCTCATCCTATTGTTGGATGGCGCTCCATCTGTTCCAAGAGAAACACAAACACCAGCTTCATGCATTTCCTTTATGGGAGCAAATCCAAGCATACGCATTGCAGAGGCAGGGCAGTGAGAAACCTTGACATCAGCCTTAGCAAAGAAGCCAATCTGaatagaaataaatttaaatgaaaaacaAACTCCTTATTTGCTTGAATTGCAGCACTTAAGCAAGCTGAAAGAAATTTATAGTCATTGCTACAAATCCTGCAGGATGAGTAGAGAGgttgaaaggaaaacaaataatTATTATTCCAGCAGTGAGAGCTCCAACAAAAGTGTTATTAATTGTTTTATAGAAAGCTACATCCCCACATATAAAAAACGTTTGTTATTCACAGGAGGTAAAGATGATTCACTCTAAATTATTTCCCTGCAGCAGTATAAGGGGGACACAAAAACCAATATATCTTCCATATTCACTAGTGGGATTTCTCTTACGTTATGTAGAAGATCATAGCCAAGGAACACTTTAAAAAAACAGATTTTTTATTCCAGTGAATCAGTTGGACTGCCTAGGAGGCGGCCACTTGGCGGCCTGCCCaaattttaaaaccatgtgaatACTCCACAAATACATTCAATGACGAATCCAGCGTATCAATAAAGCAAAAGTAACTGCTATGATAGTGGTACCTCAGCATCACTCAGCCAAACAGAATGAGCGGCCAACAAGTTGCTCCGTAGAAGACCAATTTTCTCCAAGTAAGTCACTGTACCATGTTCAACCTTTCTAGTGCTCATCACAAGTTGATTTTCGTAAGGGATTTCTGCAACATGCtacagaatatttttttttaagccaacatcaaaattatatgaaatattGCCCTAGTCAACCATCTACGTTAACCAAGCATCACAATTAGTGAAATCTTTTCCACATACTCCAAATTCAATTGTCCTAATATTGAGATCTTCCCAGTTTAATATATAAAGAAAGTTAAAACTGATACAGAAATGTAGGGTGATGGGTTTAATAAAAATTAAGCAGAAATGACAAATTTTCCATTTCATAAGTCCATGGAAGATTCCATTTCAATTTTCAATATTCAAAACAAATGCATAGAAATGTACTTTTTTTAATGGACAAAATTTTAATTCCATAAAATAAGCCATCAATTTACAAAGAGCCATCATGATAGGGAATTATCTATCTTTAACAAGAAAAGATAAAATGTAAAATATATAAGGCATCGGCAacaattttttttgtttgaaacGATTTCTTAGTTCAATGCAGTTATGTCTGGTTACACTTTTTCAATATACTTTATAACTTTTTTGTGTTTAACCTAAGAATTCCTTGTAATCTTTCTATGGCCTTTGTGTCCAATGGAGGACACATTTATGTTTTTCTAGGTTGGATTTTCGTAGAATCTTGATGTGCAAACACTATAAAATTGGTATCGGTTTTTTAAGGATTGTGAATTTTTTAGTTGTCAAATAAAACTAATTGTATTTTGCAAAACAGAGCTCAGAAGTAAGTTATATagacattttaattttttgaccCTAATATGTTTCTCAGAACATGCTATATACATTGCATATGAATGCTAAATTGTAAATAAATCAGCTTGATTAGATTATCATCATCTAAGAAATTCCAAAATTTTGCTAAAACTTATAAACTTGCCTTTGCATAAGATAGTGAAAATATCTAAGACAAAAATGATTACCATATGGATGCCCGTCTTCAATTCCTCAGCCGCATCTCTTGTTTTTAGTAATAATTGATCACTTGCATTCATAATCTGTCTTAATCCAAACCATATTCTGATTCTTCCTTCTGCTGTATTATGATGCTTAGTGTATAGCTCTCTCTGAGACTACATCAGTCGGTGAGTATCTATCAGTTATGTCTAATAGTCGAACACAATAAAGaagtatatatataataatacatATGGCTTGCACAAAGTGACTGCATAATGTAAACAAAGGGtctctagagggggtgaatagtttcAATTGCTTCTTTGAACTTGATGTTACAGCAGAAAACTtgaaacaatgctaacaccttcaatttacttggtatccaccttcttgaggtgactaatctaagggtcCGGCTCTCTCTCTCACAgtatccactatgaaaacctcctttttGGAAACTTTCCGGAAGTGGATAAACCTCATATGATCTAGGGCACAAGAAATACGATCAAGAAATGCAAACTATATTACAAAGGAAATCGAAAACGACTTTACAACATAAACCTTGCTTTACTTACACTTTTCTTGCTTTGGATTGCCTCTTGGTGGTGGAAAATGCCACAACACTTCTTCTCCAACACCCAAGAACCGGCGGTGAAAGCCCTAGAAGAACTCCCTTTATACGAACATTATTCAAACTGTTTTTCACCTCCTAATTGACTAGGCTTGCCCCTAATCGACTGCACGTCATTTGATGGATCAAAACCTACATAACATGTCTTTTTCTTCCTGACTAATCGATTGGTAAGTCATACCAATTGGTTATGAAGCCTCTAATCAATTACCCAATTAATTGCAAGACTTTCTGTGCTATCGTGAAAAACCCCTCAATCGATTACTCAAATTGATTGGTTTGGCCTTAACCGATTGTCCCACGAAAACATCCCCCAATTGATTTGTTAAGGcctaatcgattagtcaatcgattcagAGCTTTGCGGAAACCTCCCAATCTTCCTAATCGATTGGCCTTAGACTAATCGATCGCCCAACCCTAAACTCTGAACTCGAGTTTAGGGTTCCTTTTCCCAATCCTAAAGTCATTTGTGACTCGTTGGGACTTCCCGttgcctagcatccggttacCCTTGACTTTCCAGGGCTTtttgccaagtgtctagtcaacctttgactcacttggacttttcatctcaTGCCAACTCCTGTTGGATTTCCGATCACCAAATGcctagtcaacctttgacccacttggacttttcatcttgTGTCAACTCCCATTGGATCACCAAGTgtcccaagtgtccggtcaacctttcccaactaggtcttccatTGCCTAACCCCGCTAGGACTTACACTGCcgagttcccaactaggtcttcattGCCTAGCCTCGCTAGAATTTCCCATCGCCTAACCACCAGTTATAACTTTCGGTtgcctaatctctagttaggaTTTCCCATTGACTAACCTAAGACTTTCggttacctaacctccagttaaaacTTCCATTGACAAATATCTGGTCCTCCTTTGACCTGCTTGACttctctcacatattgtcaaacatcgaaactcaagctcaagattagtcaaactggtcaaccttgacctgagggcgATTGCACTCACATGAATTTCAAATTTGTTATTGAtttgataattattttattttaggtGTTGAAATTCAAAAGTTTGATATCCTTTAATTTGGTTGGAGGAACATGTAATTTGGTAGTAGTTTAATGAGATTAATTTGTTTCTCAACTAGTGGTATTTCTTTCATTGTTTAATTGATCAATTGTTAATGaataaaattctaattttcaaaattttgtttttcTCTATGTGAGATAGTTGTCACTTTATTTCATCAATTTTGTCCAATTCTCTATGTGAGTTTCAGTTCAATTTGTTGTTGCATCAACTTAAAGTAAGAGGTGGGGCTACTTACTAAGTATTGCACTCACACACTAGCAGCACATGTTCATATCTAATTTCCCAAACTAGAGGTAACTATATATAATGGATTAAGATTTTGTTCCACGCTAGTCAACACAGGTTAAGCTTCTCGTTACATTAGGTGGCTGGCACACGAAATAGGCTCAAAACAAGGAAACCTAACCCAACAACACCTTGTGACGAGATGACAGCTCCACAAGACTCTATAGATGGCAACTATTTCACTCAAGGTTGGCCAAGCTTTCACAATGGAATGAGGGATTTCCATACAACTTCCAAAAATAGTGGCAACTTCACTTGAGGAAGATATCACAAGCTCGTGAGACTTCCGCATAACTACTAGTAACAATGACAACTTCTTGTGGTCCATGAAAAATTcatcaaaaaaatttcaaaatctctCCATAGACTATGAATTAAGATTTCACCTAGGCAAAAACTTCCCATGGTCTATAGTGAGGTAGCTTGAGAGATGCATGTGAAACTCTGTGACCCTTCAATCGACTCAGGAACGCCATTCATCAACATCAAAGGTCATATCACCCTTGACTTTGTCACCACTTGAGGCAACCCTTAGGTCCTCCTCCTGGTGTTCAGTGTTTCATGTGTTTTCCTCCTCTCCAAGTGTTCATCTTCAACATGCCTCCAACACCAGCATTCAACATGGGCATACATGTCTTGAGTTGGCCAAAAGACTGAAATTTAAGCTTGGGCTGAGATTTCGAACTTTGTTATACATAACTATTGAATGGTAGATCAGACTCTAATTTCTCAATGAATCTCTTCTATTGGTATCTCAACTCAAACGTGGTTAAAgaattgaataaaaaaatatctacattttttTGTACACTAAATATTATATCATGTCCAATATTGTCAAGAAAGACGAACGAAAGGTAAAACATGTTAAACATTAATATTTTATGGATTAGAAAGTGTTGGCATACTAAGCTACAATTTTACTTCAAAACTCATTGGAAGAACGatataaaagaaatataaatattaaattgaACTTTGCAATCAAGTTAAATGCCATGTCTGGTTATTTTGTTTGCTTTCTATCATTTTCTAGTGCAATTTAAGTTTCCTCTTCTCTTACTTTAACAGCACAATATAACCTAAATTTAGTCTAAATTTTTTAGTGAAAAATCGAAATGAAATTTGGGCATGCTATGAGCATATCAAAAATTGCAAAGTGTAGAATGTGTTGTGTGATTTAAAACCTGAATGCAATTGTCCGTAGAACAAGCACTCCAATTTGCAGGCAATCCATCACCTGTGTCCATAGAAGATTTTGCTAAACATGCACGCAAACCCAGCTCTTCCACTGCTCTAGCCATCCCGCTGACATGTTGGCCACCTGCTTCCGCAAAGCATGTTACCTGATTCATTAACCCGCAAATTACAATCACAAACTTCCATTTGAAAAGATTAATACCACCAATTGAAATATAATGGGAAAATTATAAGCCTAATCACTGGCATAAAATTCAGATATTATAGTAACATGCCACACTAGctcatgctaaataactaatcaataTCATTCAACACATTGAATAATTCTGGCTTGGAGACCTTGTGCTCAAAACTTGAGTCGCAAATACTCTAATTCCCCTAAACGAAATTGCGAAGATTGCAACCTCTGAATATCCACAGAAGTCCATGATTATATAGGACGGTAAAGGCTTGCAAAGAACAATTTCAACCATATGAATTCTATGACGCCAAAGATAGGGAAACAAAGCATACAAATTATTGTAGAAGGATCGAGAGTTTCTAACAAATGCTATCCTTCAGAACCACAAG is a window encoding:
- the LOC121982214 gene encoding 5-methylthioadenosine/S-adenosylhomocysteine deaminase-like — its product is MENAANRPILILHNGVIVTMDQSSRVFRDGAVVVAGDRIEAVGPSAQILRDFSHLATVDSVVDLRGRILLPGFVNTHVHTSQQLGRGIADDVDLMTWLHKRIWPYESHMTEEDSYLSTLLCGIELIRSGVTCFAEAGGQHVSGMARAVEELGLRACLAKSSMDTGDGLPANWSACSTDNCIQSQRELYTKHHNTAEGRIRIWFGLRQIMNASDQLLLKTRDAAEELKTGIHMHVAEIPYENQLVMSTRKVEHGTVTYLEKIGLLRSNLLAAHSVWLSDAEIGFFAKADVKVSHCPASAMRMLGFAPIKEMHEAGVCVSLGTDGAPSNNRMSIVDEMYLASLINKGREAYTSGTTNPTVVPAVTVLKMATIDGAKSVLWDNEIGSIEVAKKADLIVVNPFSWTMVPLHDCISSLVYCMRTENIDSVMCNGQWIMKDHKILRINEEEIVSLAIQAADALLKRAGISLPERMNYL